From Allofrancisella guangzhouensis, a single genomic window includes:
- a CDS encoding GNAT family N-acetyltransferase gives MNTKMNYYKLASTRLLEKIISEFSYEGVFTPVQNDANQEVYTIKITSAIYYKFKATKRIYGNLIVHQDSTIRHENDYSEVVDDAIRFIIDTLPITKINPITTAHFIKELNNTIYADIAILQKDKVSASEIYKLPYAYIEGNMTGHPWFVINKGRIGFNSSDHANYAPEMQKIINLSWIAVNKDLITFSSISNLSYSKITQKEIHPDILESFNKTIMTNNKNPDDYFILPVHPWQWENVLKQQFTKYIADGEIIFMGKSKDQHLAMQSIRTLSNISHPEKYSIKLPLSLLNTAVYRGLPKNQTINAPMLTEWVKTIAKEDNFLSTCNFILLGELASAYCKHPYYSDISESPYYFTEQLGAIWRESIHSRLKNNEKAITMAALTHVDSDGKSVLCEMIKESSLNVNQWLEMFFENTVPALLHFLYKYGMVFSPHGENSILIIENNLPVGLAMKDFVDDINICKNPVEELATLPQEVKDAIPQVDDDYLLQFIHTGLFVVHYRYISSILADKLNFPELYFYQKLHECVERYQTINPDLESRFKRFNLYKKSFEKLCLNRLRIFEVGYGDYSSRPKVISTGQLENPLYLGKRFKEINTQEFQHNKISFRHFCLEKDLDTIHKWMNKPHVAKFWNLNKPKEHLKKHFCNMLSNANQNLFILSIDGREIAYAEIYNAKKDRIAGYFPANDNDYGWHLLIGPEDAIGRGYSKLLVEALSKYCFSELGADKVVFEPDVRVIPFQKIAPKIGYKNQGQINLPEKQAYLFTCSKDSFNVGEEL, from the coding sequence ATGAATACTAAAATGAATTACTATAAATTAGCAAGCACACGACTTCTAGAAAAAATAATTTCTGAATTTAGTTATGAAGGAGTTTTTACTCCAGTTCAAAACGATGCTAATCAAGAGGTCTATACCATAAAAATAACATCAGCTATATATTATAAATTTAAAGCTACTAAAAGAATTTATGGTAATTTGATCGTTCACCAAGACTCTACCATAAGACACGAAAATGACTATTCAGAAGTTGTCGACGATGCTATAAGGTTTATTATAGATACTTTACCTATAACTAAAATCAATCCTATAACAACTGCTCATTTTATAAAAGAATTAAATAATACTATATATGCAGATATTGCTATCTTACAAAAAGATAAGGTCTCTGCTAGTGAGATTTATAAGCTCCCTTATGCTTATATAGAAGGTAATATGACAGGACATCCTTGGTTTGTTATTAACAAAGGTCGCATTGGTTTTAATTCTTCTGATCATGCCAATTATGCTCCAGAGATGCAAAAAATAATAAATTTATCGTGGATTGCGGTAAATAAAGATCTAATAACTTTCTCAAGTATCTCAAATCTAAGCTATTCAAAAATAACGCAAAAAGAGATACACCCCGATATTTTAGAAAGTTTTAATAAAACCATTATGACAAATAATAAAAATCCTGATGATTACTTTATTCTACCAGTTCATCCGTGGCAATGGGAAAATGTCCTAAAACAACAATTTACCAAATACATAGCTGATGGTGAAATCATATTTATGGGCAAATCTAAAGATCAACATTTAGCTATGCAATCTATAAGGACTCTTTCAAACATATCTCACCCAGAAAAATACAGTATCAAGCTTCCTCTTAGTCTACTAAACACAGCTGTTTATAGAGGATTACCTAAAAACCAAACCATCAATGCTCCGATGCTTACAGAATGGGTTAAAACGATAGCCAAAGAAGATAACTTTCTATCTACGTGTAACTTTATTTTATTAGGAGAGTTGGCAAGTGCATACTGCAAGCATCCTTATTACTCAGATATATCAGAATCTCCTTACTACTTTACTGAGCAACTAGGAGCAATATGGCGAGAAAGCATTCACTCTAGGCTTAAAAATAATGAAAAAGCTATAACTATGGCAGCTTTAACCCACGTTGACTCTGATGGTAAAAGTGTACTATGTGAAATGATAAAAGAGTCTTCTCTTAATGTAAATCAGTGGTTAGAGATGTTTTTTGAAAATACTGTCCCTGCTTTGCTTCATTTTTTATATAAATATGGCATGGTGTTTTCACCACATGGCGAGAATAGTATATTGATTATTGAAAATAATCTTCCTGTTGGTCTGGCTATGAAAGATTTTGTTGACGATATTAATATATGTAAAAATCCAGTTGAAGAATTAGCTACATTACCACAAGAAGTAAAAGATGCTATCCCTCAAGTAGATGATGACTATTTACTGCAATTTATTCATACTGGTCTCTTTGTAGTTCATTACAGATACATATCATCAATACTTGCTGACAAGCTTAACTTTCCAGAATTATATTTCTACCAAAAACTACATGAATGTGTTGAGCGCTACCAAACCATTAACCCAGATTTAGAATCTCGTTTTAAACGTTTTAATTTATATAAAAAAAGCTTTGAGAAACTTTGCCTAAATAGATTAAGAATATTTGAGGTTGGATATGGTGATTATTCTTCTAGACCTAAAGTTATTTCGACAGGTCAACTTGAAAATCCTCTTTACCTGGGTAAACGTTTTAAAGAAATAAATACTCAAGAGTTCCAGCACAACAAAATATCATTTAGACATTTTTGCCTTGAGAAAGACTTAGACACTATTCATAAATGGATGAACAAGCCCCATGTAGCAAAATTTTGGAACCTTAATAAGCCTAAAGAACACCTAAAGAAACATTTTTGTAACATGTTATCAAACGCTAATCAAAATCTATTTATCTTGTCAATAGATGGTAGAGAGATTGCATATGCAGAAATTTACAATGCTAAAAAAGATCGTATTGCTGGGTATTTTCCTGCTAATGATAATGACTATGGTTGGCATCTTTTAATAGGTCCTGAAGATGCTATTGGCAGAGGATATTCAAAGCTACTTGTTGAAGCTCTTAGTAAATATTGCTTTTCTGAATTAGGCGCTGATAAGGTGGTTTTTGAACCTGATGTTAGAGTTATACCATTTCAGAAAATAGCACCTAAAATAGGCTATAAGAACCAAGGCCAAATAAACCTACCAGAAAAACAAGCTTATTTATTTACTTGCTCAAAGGACTCTTTTAATGTTGGGGAAGAATTATGA
- a CDS encoding MFS transporter — translation MKKQSFDLIVLYLAQAVSLYFCTFGLPTILRSEGVSLEKIGLFSILLLPWVIKFLWAPFVDRKYIHKIGRRKSWFLTMQFFTILLFLIFFIYNPKDYTNYIFLFAFVLSTIAATQDIAVDGFSIEQTKAKNLQWSNFYRVIGTTLGSTVGGAALIALYNILGWHEITLYLAILSIGICLYMFFIKEKNENVQYQHSIPSIKSFFKRQETRTLLIICLSYRACEGLVMGMQSAFLVDSHIPLSTIGMVMGTGSAIIGIFGAAIISYLFKFYKETALLTLLAIIRGFCYFSLGFIGFSGIDNSTIIFSIVLLNMASRLMEMIVLYTIFMKFSSKNQAGTDFTILICFELLIYILGMSVSGFLAANIGYSMLFTLGGAISIPGFLIAYFFLKKLSYKRP, via the coding sequence ATGAAAAAACAAAGTTTTGATCTTATAGTATTATACCTAGCTCAAGCTGTTTCTTTATATTTTTGTACTTTTGGGTTACCTACCATTTTAAGGTCTGAAGGAGTTTCTTTAGAAAAAATTGGGCTTTTCAGTATTTTATTATTACCATGGGTTATAAAGTTTTTATGGGCTCCATTTGTAGATAGAAAATACATACATAAAATAGGTAGAAGAAAAAGTTGGTTTTTAACAATGCAATTTTTTACTATATTACTATTTCTAATATTTTTCATTTATAATCCTAAAGATTATACAAACTACATTTTTTTATTTGCTTTTGTACTATCTACTATTGCAGCAACTCAAGATATTGCTGTTGATGGATTCTCAATAGAGCAAACTAAAGCTAAAAACTTACAATGGAGTAATTTTTATAGAGTAATCGGCACAACCTTAGGTAGTACGGTAGGAGGTGCTGCTTTAATTGCTTTATATAATATACTTGGTTGGCATGAGATAACTTTATATTTAGCTATTCTAAGCATTGGCATTTGCTTATATATGTTCTTTATCAAAGAGAAAAATGAAAATGTCCAATATCAACATAGTATACCATCTATAAAATCTTTTTTTAAAAGACAAGAAACGAGAACTCTTTTGATAATTTGCCTAAGCTACAGAGCCTGTGAAGGACTGGTAATGGGTATGCAATCAGCTTTTTTGGTAGATTCTCATATTCCTTTGAGCACAATAGGTATGGTAATGGGAACTGGTAGCGCTATTATAGGAATCTTTGGTGCTGCTATAATTAGCTATCTATTTAAGTTTTATAAGGAAACAGCATTATTAACTTTATTAGCTATAATACGCGGTTTTTGCTATTTTTCTCTTGGTTTTATTGGCTTTAGTGGAATCGACAACTCTACAATAATATTTAGTATAGTCTTACTGAATATGGCTTCACGCCTTATGGAGATGATAGTTCTATATACTATATTCATGAAATTTAGCTCAAAAAACCAAGCTGGAACAGACTTTACGATCTTAATTTGTTTTGAACTTCTGATATATATATTAGGAATGTCTGTAAGTGGCTTCTTAGCTGCAAATATAGGTTATAGCATGCTTTTCACGTTAGGTGGAGCTATTTCTATCCCAGGTTTTTTAATAGCTTATTTCTTTTTAAAGAAACTAAGCTACAAACGACCGTAA
- the gatA gene encoding Asp-tRNA(Asn)/Glu-tRNA(Gln) amidotransferase subunit GatA, with protein MSYIKKLRSKLDSKEISSVELAKYYLAKIKARDKDINSIITLCENKALEEAQEADSAISRGEQKLLTGIPILHKDLFCTKGIKTTAASKMLSNFISPYDSTVTKKCKDQGMVTLGKLNMDEFAMGSANEYSYYGNVSNPWDLDRVPGGSSGGSAAAVAAGFAPVSTGSDTGGSVRQPASFCGLTAMKPTYGSTSRFGMVAFSSSFDQAGIFGHYAEDVAIMLDTISGDCEFDSTCVGVPENHFTKDLEQDVAGKIIGVDESLLEGLAGEFQFAIQSSINNFRKMGVEIRTIKVPSLKEALSTYYIITPAEAAANLARYDGVRYGYRNDKARDLEELYKLSRTEGFGQEVKRRIMIGNYVLASSQYDSYYNKAQQLRRIMTKQMNEIFSKVDAIFMPTSPSEAFKKGEKLDPVAAYLSDIYTIPANISGLPAISFPIGFVNKLPIGGQLIGRAFNDGVLTQLVTQYQKQTDIDDFILEQARV; from the coding sequence ATGTCATACATTAAAAAGTTAAGAAGCAAATTAGATAGTAAAGAAATAAGCTCAGTAGAGTTAGCTAAATATTACTTAGCTAAGATAAAAGCTCGTGACAAAGATATAAATTCAATTATAACACTATGCGAAAATAAGGCCTTAGAAGAAGCTCAAGAGGCTGATAGTGCAATATCTAGAGGCGAGCAAAAACTACTTACGGGTATCCCAATATTACACAAGGATCTTTTTTGTACCAAAGGTATCAAAACTACAGCAGCTTCAAAGATGTTAAGTAACTTTATATCTCCTTATGATTCTACAGTTACTAAAAAATGTAAAGACCAAGGGATGGTAACTTTAGGCAAACTTAATATGGATGAGTTTGCTATGGGTTCAGCAAACGAGTATAGTTATTATGGTAATGTAAGTAATCCTTGGGATTTAGATCGAGTTCCTGGCGGCTCATCAGGTGGATCAGCGGCAGCTGTTGCTGCAGGATTTGCTCCTGTTAGTACTGGTTCTGATACGGGTGGGTCTGTCAGGCAACCAGCAAGTTTTTGTGGGCTAACAGCTATGAAACCTACTTACGGAAGTACTTCAAGGTTTGGCATGGTAGCTTTTTCATCTTCTTTTGATCAAGCTGGTATATTTGGTCATTATGCTGAAGATGTTGCTATTATGTTAGATACTATTTCTGGAGATTGTGAGTTTGACTCTACGTGTGTAGGTGTTCCAGAAAATCATTTTACTAAAGATTTAGAACAAGATGTTGCTGGTAAGATAATCGGAGTCGATGAAAGTCTATTGGAAGGTCTTGCTGGTGAATTTCAGTTTGCCATACAAAGCTCTATAAATAATTTTAGAAAAATGGGTGTCGAAATTAGAACAATCAAAGTACCGAGTTTAAAAGAGGCCTTATCAACGTATTATATTATTACCCCAGCAGAAGCTGCGGCGAACTTAGCTAGATATGATGGGGTAAGATATGGCTACCGGAATGACAAAGCTAGAGATTTGGAAGAATTATATAAGCTATCAAGAACAGAAGGTTTTGGTCAAGAGGTAAAGCGTAGGATTATGATAGGTAATTATGTGTTGGCTTCTAGTCAATATGATTCTTATTATAACAAGGCTCAGCAATTACGTAGAATAATGACAAAGCAGATGAATGAAATATTTTCTAAAGTTGATGCTATCTTTATGCCAACATCACCATCAGAAGCTTTTAAAAAAGGCGAAAAGTTAGACCCTGTAGCAGCTTATTTGTCAGATATTTATACTATTCCAGCAAATATTTCTGGTTTGCCAGCTATTTCATTTCCTATAGGATTTGTTAATAAGTTACCAATAGGTGGTCAGCTTATAGGGAGAGCTTTTAATGATGGTGTGTTGACGCAGTTAGTAACACAGTATCAAAAGCAAACTGATATTGATGACTTTATTTTAGAACAAGCGAGGGTTTAA
- the gatB gene encoding Asp-tRNA(Asn)/Glu-tRNA(Gln) amidotransferase subunit GatB translates to MNWEMVIGLEVHIQLNTKSKLFSSSATKYGQHQNSQASFLDLGLPGTLPVVNKEAIRKAIIFGLAVDAKISKDSFFARKNYFYPDLPKGYQISQSNNPIVQDGKLDIQTSKGDKVIRIERAHIEEDAGKSIHGYVAGETGLDYNRAGTPLLEIVTYPDFRSAEEVVVYLKKLHQLVKHLNICDGNMQEGSFRCDVNLSIRPQGQAEFGTRAELKNINSFRFIDKAIEYEYARQVAVLESGGLVIQETRLYDADANETRSMRAKEDAFDYRYFPDPDLLPLKITDEYIEEIKSQMPLKPEQREELYRKHLGDQEVEFLLSNLELADYYDQLVKKFDYKLAYNWLTVDLISTLNRLEKEFDADILPPDVLSQIIESVQKDIISQKSARQVMFSYVENPKDIDKIIEELGLKQVSDEGALRKLVQDIIKANPEQATDFKAGKTKLMSFFIGLAMKASKGKANPKQVNQIVQEELNK, encoded by the coding sequence GTGAATTGGGAAATGGTAATAGGGCTAGAAGTCCATATTCAATTAAATACTAAATCTAAGCTATTTTCATCATCTGCAACAAAATATGGGCAGCATCAAAATTCACAAGCTTCATTTTTAGATTTAGGATTGCCAGGAACTTTACCTGTGGTTAATAAAGAAGCTATTCGTAAAGCGATAATTTTTGGTTTAGCAGTTGATGCAAAGATTTCAAAAGATAGCTTTTTTGCGCGTAAAAATTATTTTTATCCGGATCTTCCAAAAGGCTATCAGATTAGCCAATCTAATAATCCTATAGTGCAAGATGGCAAACTTGATATTCAAACATCAAAAGGTGACAAAGTTATCCGTATAGAAAGAGCTCATATTGAAGAGGATGCCGGTAAATCTATCCATGGTTATGTAGCCGGTGAAACGGGACTAGATTATAATCGTGCAGGTACACCTCTTTTAGAAATAGTAACGTATCCGGATTTTAGGTCAGCTGAAGAGGTTGTAGTATATCTAAAAAAATTACATCAATTGGTTAAGCATTTGAATATCTGTGACGGTAATATGCAGGAAGGATCATTTAGATGTGATGTTAACCTTTCTATTAGACCACAAGGTCAAGCAGAATTTGGTACTCGAGCAGAGTTAAAAAACATAAACTCCTTTAGATTTATAGATAAAGCTATTGAGTATGAATATGCTCGTCAGGTGGCGGTATTGGAGTCAGGCGGGCTAGTTATCCAAGAGACTAGACTTTATGATGCTGACGCTAATGAAACTCGCTCTATGCGTGCAAAAGAAGATGCTTTTGATTATCGTTATTTTCCAGATCCTGATTTATTACCACTAAAGATAACAGATGAGTATATCGAAGAAATAAAAAGCCAGATGCCTTTAAAACCAGAGCAGCGTGAAGAATTGTACCGTAAGCATCTGGGTGATCAGGAGGTTGAGTTTTTGCTTTCTAATTTAGAGTTAGCAGACTATTATGATCAACTTGTTAAAAAGTTTGACTATAAACTAGCGTATAATTGGCTGACTGTTGATCTGATATCTACATTAAATAGGCTGGAGAAAGAGTTTGATGCAGATATTTTGCCTCCAGATGTTCTAAGTCAAATCATAGAATCTGTACAGAAAGATATTATTTCCCAAAAATCAGCTAGACAGGTAATGTTCAGTTACGTTGAGAATCCTAAGGATATAGATAAAATAATAGAAGAGCTTGGGTTAAAACAAGTTTCAGATGAGGGAGCTCTTCGTAAATTAGTGCAGGATATAATCAAAGCAAACCCAGAGCAAGCTACTGATTTTAAAGCTGGTAAAACCAAACTTATGAGTTTTTTTATTGGTCTGGCCATGAAAGCTAGTAAAGGCAAGGCAAATCCTAAGCAAGTAAACCAAATTGTTCAAGAAGAATTAAATAAATAG